The Manis pentadactyla isolate mManPen7 chromosome 12, mManPen7.hap1, whole genome shotgun sequence genome contains the following window.
TTGGGAGAGTACCTTAGCCTTTCTGAGCCCTGGTTTCATTGACTGAAATGAGGACATTAGTTTTACAAGGGTTGCTACACCCATTAAGTGAGAGAGAATGGTTGTATAGCCCATGCTGGCTGTCACAAAATAAGCACCATTGTGGTTTCCACTTTAAATTTAACTCCTCGTACTTCTTGTATGCTTGCAAATGAACCAGTGTATATCCAGTGTCTGTTGTACAGCAGGCACTGTTCTTATCGCCAGGAATGtatcagtaaacaaaacaaaaaaaatccctgaCCTTGTGATGTTCTGGTTATAATGCAGGGATTGGTGCACTAGCGGCCTGTGAGGCCCACACAGCCTGTTTCTTTATGGCCCAGCagctaagaatatttttaaaggtttaagaaaaaaatacatggtaGGGACCTTATGTGGcccataaagcctaaaatatttactgtgtgaCCTTTTACAGTAAGCAAATAAATGATATTTGCACTGCTGACTGTGTTAGGATCTAACAGGAAACAGACTATAACAAAAAAACCGTGACAAGTAAGTAAATTATATAGGAAACTAGTGAAAAGGGTTCTGAGAAAAAATAGAGGCTATGGGGGATGGAAGAAGGTGGCAGGGGTGGGCTTGCAATTTTCAGTAATGTGGTCAGGGTAGGCTACGTTGAAAAGGTagatttatttgcatttccttacctATAAAGGGAATAATAATAGGGCTCTAAGTCCACAGAGTTGTTTGGATGATTAAGATTAAACAAGTTAATACCTCTATAAAATGCTCAAAACTGTATCAAGTATATATGTGCTGTGTCAGCACTAGCTGTTACTGCTATCGTCAGAGATGGGTAGACTGAGGCCCAAGGAGGAAAAGTTGTGCAGTGAGCAAATGGCCCAGCCAGGATCTGAGCCTGGGCAGCTGGCTGCCGAGTGCAGCCAAACCCATCACACTGTATGAGTGAGCATGTGCAGGCGGCTGAGGACCTGGCCCTCTCCCTCCCAGGTTGCTGATGTACCAGCACCAGAGGGTGTTGGAGCGGTTTGATGTCATCGACCTGGACCCCTATGGTAGCCCTGCCCCCTTCCTAGATGCCGCTGTGCAGGCTGTAAGCGAAGGAGGTAAGCCTGACTGACACAGGGGTACTGAGCAGGGCTTCTCATATTTGAGGGGTCCTTACTGCCCAGGCCCTCCCCACAGGGCTGCTGTGCATCACCTGCACGGACATGGCAGTGCTGGCAGGGAACAGCGGAGAGACGTGTTACAGCAAGTATGGGGCCATGGCCCTCAAGAGCCGGGCCTGCCACGAGATGGTGAGGGGACCCCCAGCATCCCTTCCCACCCTGCAGACCTGCTCAGCTACCTGCAGGCATTTGGGGCCAGATCCATCCCAGGACATTCATGACAAGCATGACTTTAACCAGTGTAGTTCCTAAGAGCATGGGCTGCCCATCCTGGTCATTTCTGGGGCAGCGTGTTGCCTAGGGTAGGAGTGGGTGTTACTTCAGTCTTCCTAGTATTCTCTATTATAACAActtctcaaaaaattttttttccttttttttttttcattaaggccATTTTTCAGGTCTGGGTTCagccctgggttcaagtcctagcCTGGATGGTGGCTTTGGGCAAGGGATTTCACCTTTCTGGGCCTTGGCTTTTGCATCTGTGAAATGAGTTTGATGATGACCCAGAGCCCATTCAGTTGGTGTGGGGATTCAGGATGGCAGGGGCTGGCTATGTTGGTAGGCTAGGAAAGTGGGGTGTGTTGTCCTAGTTCCTTAAGGGCCCTGACTTCAGGTCAGTCTGGGAAACACTGCTTCCTCTCCTGGGTCAGAGTTTTGCAGCAGCCCCCAGCAAGAAGGGTCCAGCAGTTCTGCAGCTCTAGTGGCCAGAACACAAGGCCTTGGACCACACTGCACAGCCTGGGGCATGCTGAAGGCTACTCCAGATAGATTCAGTTTGTCAGGCCTGTGCATTCTTTAATCAGTTATGCTCCAAGCAGGGCCACAAAAACAGAGACTGTCctgatttcacagatgaggaaattaaagcaCTCACTTGCCAAGGGTCATACAGCAGGACGCTTGGGGCTGGGCTTGGAACCCAGGGCTGGGCTTGGAAGCACCTTCTGCGGCTCAGGGGTACAGGGGAGCGGCAGTGGAGGCAGCCCTCTAAGGCTCAGCCCCCATCCCCAGGCCCTGAGGATTGTCCTGCACAGCCTAGACCTCCGAGCCAACTGCTACCAGCGCTTTGTAGTGCCGCTGCTCAGCATCAGTGCTGACTTCTATGTGCGTGTTTTCGTTCGAGTCTTTACCGGCCAGGCCAAGGTCAAGGCCTCAGCCAGGTTAGCCTGGGGGCAGGAAGGGGTGATGGGCTGAGGGAGGAGGTAACAGGGCCTTTGCTCTagggctgggtggggtggggtgctggTGGCAcaagatcctcacctgatcctgcGCTGGAGAAATGGGGGTGGAGTTGAGCTCTGGGAGGAGTTTGGTGTGGGTGACAGGAGTCACCTTTGCCCTGACAGCAAGCAGGCGCTGGTGTTCCAGTGTGTGGGCTGTGGGACCTTCCATCTGCAGCGCCTGGGCAAATCAGGAGCCTCTGGTGGCCGGTGAGAAAGGGTGAGCTGGGGAGGAAGGTGAAGGATGTGTCCGGGGTTGCCATCCCCTAACCACCCGTCTCTGTGCAGGGTCAAGTTCTCTGCAGCCTGTGGTCCCCCCGTGGCCCCTGAGTGTGAACACTGCGGGCAGCGACACCAGGTGGGGCTGGGTCAGGAGAAGTAAGGGGGCCACAAGGGTCCTGGCCATCTCGATCTCTGCCTAGCTGgccactgtgtgtctgcagctgggCGGTCCCCTGTGGGCAGAGGCCATCCATGACCTGGACTTCGTGGGTCGTGTCCTCGAGGCTGTGAGCACCAACCCAGGCCGCTTCCACACCTCAGAGCGGATCCGTGGGGTTCTGAGCGTCATTACCGAGGTGGGACCCAGCTGTGACAGGGAGGGGGCTCCACCTGTGCCCAGACATCCTTCCTTCATCCACTCCATGCCCATCCCACCCCCCTTGCAGGAGCTCCCGGATGTGCCCCTCTACTACACGCTGGACCAGCTGAGCAGCACTATTCACTGCAGCACGCCCAGCCTCCTGCAGCTGCGGTGAGGCCGGGCCGGGGCTGGAAGCAGGAGGAGCCTGTGCCTGGATGCTGGGTGCCCCTCTCAGCCTGGGGTCCCTATAAAACGGGTCAAACCATGTGCACAAGTGCACAGAACAGAGCTCAGGTGGATAGCCTGGCCAGGGGGATAGTCTTACTACTACGGTTGCTGGAATCACACAGGCTTCCTAGTCAGCTGTGTCCATGAGACATGGCTCACACCCATGCAGGTCAGCACAGGCTTCGGGTCCATCCCCCACCCTCACAACCCCACTTGGTCCTCAGGTCGGCCCTCCTCCACGCTGGCTTCCGGGTCTCACTTTCCCATGCCTGTAAGAACGCCATGAAGACAGATGCCCCCTCCTCAGCTGTCTGGGACATCATGCGTTGCTGGGTGAGGGCCTGCCTGAGCAGATGGGGGTGGGAGGTCAGGGGATGGTCGGTCCCAGCATCTCCTGACCTCTGGCCTTTGCCTCCCAGGAGAAGGAGTGTCCGGTGAAACGGGAGCGTCTGTCAGAGGCCAGCCCAGCGTTCCGCATTCTCAGCACGGAGCCTGGGTATGGGTGAAGGCACAGTCGTAGCTGCACACAGGGCACGGGGAGCTCACTTGTATGCCTACAGCACACATGCTTCCCCACACAGCCGCATGCTAGGACACACGTGAACACCTCAGTTGGAGCACATCTCTCCTCAGCTCAGAACTCCGTGGCTCCCACCTCACTCAGTAAAAACCAGAGCTCTACCTGCGGGTTCTGTCCCACCTCTCcagtccctcctccccagcccctccctgccttcatTTTGTCTCACTCTGTCCCTCATTCCATGCTGGCCTCATCATTCAAACTCACCAGGCACAgccccacctcaggacctttgtgtgggctgttccctctgcctgaggtCCCTGAGGATCCCCCCCACAGCTCTTCCCTCACCTCCAGGTTTCCCTGGTCGCTCTGTCTTGTGCTGTGCCCCATGTGTAGTCACCCCGTCCTCTTCACCCTCCTCTGATTTTCCCCAAACTCTTAATCTCACACCTCACTCAGtgtgatttgtttatttctgatcTGTCCAACTACTTGTCTGTCTTGATATGAGTAGCAGGTTTTTTGCACACAGTAGACACTCAAATGTTTATGAAATGCATAAAAGAATCCTGACACAGGGAGGCACAGTCTTCTTGAGGCACATGGAGCTGCATTGGGGTAGGCAGGCCCCATGGGCATCTGTGTATGTCCGTGTGCTGTTGCCCCTCAGTCTATAACCCTACTTCCTCAGGCTGCAGGCTAACTTCACCATCCGGGACGATGCCAACCCCAGCTCCCGCCAGCGAGGACTCAAGCGCTTCCAGGCCAATCCCCAGGCCAACTGGGGCCCTCGGCCCCGTGCCCGGCCAGGGTGAGagagtggtgggggtggggtttgGCCGGGGCAGGGAGCCACAAAACCTACATGGGTCCCAGCTACTCACCTCCCTGTACAGGGGCAAAGCATCAGGCCAGACTGTGGAGGAGAGATGCAGGTTGCTCCAGAATAAGCGAAAAGAGCCAGCTGAGGACCCGGCCCAGCGGGCTGCCCGGCTCAAGACATTTCCCTGCAAGAAGTTCAAGGAGGTGAGGCCCCTCCACCCCAAACCTTGGCACACCCCGAGGAGTTCCCCTCCGGGCAGGAGGGCAAGTGGCTGGGAATGAGCTCCACATCCAGGAAACGCCCAGCAGAGGCCGCCAAGCTCCGGGCTGGGTTCATACCCACCATCCTCCCACCAGGGCACCTGTCAAAGGGGGGACCAGTGCTGCTATTCCCACAGTCCCCCAACACTGGAGGTCGCTGCTGAAGCTGCCTCCACTGGCTGTCCAGGGACTCCTTGCCAGAACCCACCTGGACCTGAGGCTGCCACTGGTCCCGGTGTAGACTGAGCCAATAAAGAGATGTCACCTTCCCTGACTCTTTTGTCTTAGATACGGGGAGAGGCTGCGTGTTGTCGGTCTGTCCGTTTTAACTCCTTGGGGGGACTCTGTGCATTTGGGGTTGGTTTGTCCTGGCTTGACTGAAGAGTTGTCTGTGTTTCTGTCTGGGGCGTTCTGTCTGTCCGGGGTGGGTGGGAGCTGACCATCTGCCTGCAGGGTGGTGGTTAAACCCTCTGCAGCACAAGGCAGCCAGCCTCGGAACCCCGCGTTGCTGGCGCCTGCGGTACCAGAGGTGGCCACGGGGCGGCAGCCGTAAGCTCGCGCCCGCCGGGCTTCCTACCTCGGCCCCACTCCCCTTCGGCGCGTTCCCGGATACGGGCGCGCGCGCAGGCGGTGCTCTAGCCTCGGATCCCCCACGTGGCCTCGCGCCGCAGTCTCCGCGGCCTGGTTTCTGTAGCCTAGCTCCGCTGCCGGGGTAGTGGTGGCGGAAGCCGGACCGGAACCAGGCGCCTCGTGCATCCGCTCCAGACCAGGTGCTTCCTGCCCCGCGGCCCCTCTGCCTCCAACACAGACAGGCAGGCTGCTGCGTCTGCTCTTCTCAGGGTAGGGGGTTAGCAAAGTTAACGGAGCAGCGTGGGGCAGAATCCCACCCCCAGGGTGGTAGCTGTGGGACCCTGCGAACACACCAGAGTCGTAGGACTAGCAGAGTTCACTCACGTGCTTAAGCACTGTACTTAACGTTTCCCTGGGTAGTAGGATGGTTATGGGATCCTGAGCTAAACCTGAATCCTGAAAGGGTGGTGTTGGCATTGGTGCTGGGTGGCAGATGAAGGCCTGTCTAGGGGCTCTTGCTGTCCCCCAGATACACAGGGCAAATAATGACCTACTCAAGTAGGAGGGCACTGGAGATAAGGAAGGGCCTTGTTACTGCTGCCTAGCTGTGCCCACGGCCCTTGTGGGCTGAAAGCCAGGGACCACCAAGGTGAGGCCATGTGATCCTGCAGCCTAGGGGGACATGCCATGGTAGGACTGCCTATTGCCCTGGCATCCTATGAAGTACCTCCCAGCTGTGGCACTTCCATTCACCCTCTTGGGCCTGGAAAGGTGGTGTGGACAGCATGCATGGGGGTCCAGAACACCTGCCCAGGCTGGACCCCAGAGCCCTCTGTTGGAACTGCCTTCCCTCACCACACAGTCTGGGAAGGTGGgtggtgggaaggcagggaggggcctaGTAAAAAGAGGAACCAGGCAGGGTGACGAGAAGAGAAGGAGGGGGCCCCGGGTCACGAGGCCCCCAGCAGGGCCGGAAAACACTCTCTTCCACCCTCGCGAGCACAGACACTTGGGCAGGGGGTGCTCAAAGCCAGAAGCCAGACCCAAGTGACACAGGAGGTCTCTGATTCCCTGCCTCGGTTTCCCCTCTTCGTGCATCCTGAGTGCACCTTACTGCCCGCTGTGCACTGGGCCCCCGAGGGGGGAGGGCCTCCAGTACCTAGGGTGACTGAAAGGTGAGGCCCTGAGGGTGACAGTGGAGACCTGCCCGCggaggctgggggcggggccttGAGGCCCGCGCTCAGAGATCCCCGCCCGCTGGTTTCCTCCGGGGTCAGGCCGGCTCCTTATCAGGCGCGGCCAGGCAGCCAGGCCCTTATCTGTGCTGGCCCAGCATCCTCCGTCGCGGCCCGCCGGGGGTGAGAAGGAGGAAACTGGGCCGCCAGGGGCGGGGAGAGGACGGGCTGGCCTGGAGGCGCTCACTTTCCCTCGAGGGACCCACGCCCTTGCGGTGGCCCTTGGGATCCCGGGAAGAGGCGCGGCCAACACCGCTGCCTGGTCCGGGCGGCTGGCTCCCAGCGGCCTGGACCACAGAGGCAGGACAGGAGTGGGGCTGTAGAGCCTGGCCTGAAGCCGAACTGCATCTGGCCCTGAAGGGCAGAGCCGGGACACTCACCAGACAGCAGGACCAGCGCTGGGGTAAGAGGGGAGCCAGCCTGAAAGTGGGGGATCCCGGCCTgcctgcattcattcatttgttcattcattcattcatcatcagGGACCCACTAAGGGAGAGACCAGGCCAGCTTCTCCAGGGCCAAGCAAGGGAAGACAAGGCTAGAGGGTCCGGGAGTCCCAGGCATTGCTGGGACATTCCAGGCCAGGGTGCAGGGAGGGATGCTGATGGAGGTAGGGGTTGGGGGATCCCAGGTTCAGAGGGAGGACTGGAGCATGGCTGTATGTAAGGCAGTGGGGTCAGTGTTTGGGGATCCTGGAGTCAGCATTTGGGGTCATAGCAGCAGTAGGGCCACGGGGTTAGTAAGGGAGACATTTTCAGTGGGGGTGCAGAGTCGCTGGAGTCTGACATGTAGGTTTGATATAGAAGCAGCATGGGGGAGCCTTGGGGTCATAGCTGAGGGCCACATGGACAGCCAGGGGTAGAGGGAGTTAGTGAAGGGTCAAGGTCCATTGTGGAAGGATTCCAAGGTTACATGATATCAGTGAGGGAGTCTCAGGAGCAGACTGAAGATTACTGGGACATCCTGGAGGGCCCCAGGATCTGGTATTGGTTCCCTGCCTTGCCCTCCCAGGCACCAGCTGAGGGGATTCTGAAAGAAGGGAAATTTGCTCAGGGTCTGGGTGACTGAGGTCCTCATGGGTCACAAATAGCTCAGAGACAGCACTGCTGAACTCAGCACTGCCCAGCTGGGTAGGCACCTCCTGCCCCTGTGTTGGACAACCTCCCATGTCCTGGCAGTTTCTGGGCCCAGCCCCCCACCTGTGTTTGCCCACTGACTGGCCATCCCCTGCACTtgccctccctcctctcttgTGCTAAAGGGGGCTTGTGTCATCTAatcccccttccctcccacagGTGAGCACCCCCTCGGGGTCCATGTGCCCGCCCCAGGCCCAGGCAGAGGTGGGCCCCACCATGACAGAGAAGCCTGAGATGGTGTGTGCCCCCAGCCCAGCACCTGAACCACCCCCCAAGCCAGCCTCACCTGGGTCCCTGAAGGCAGAGGAGCTGGGCCACAGAGGCTCCTCACCCCCCGGGCTGCCCCCTGGCGTGCCAGTCATCAGCCTGGGTCACACTAGGCCCCCAGGGACAGCCATGGCCACCACGGAGCTCAGTGCCCTGCGGCCCCCACTGCTGCAACTGTCTGCTCTGGGAGCCGCCCCACCCCCCCTGGCCCTGCATTATCACCCTCACCCCTTTCTCAACAGGTcagtggggagctgaggcctgggGGGGAATCTGGGGCCAGGGTTTGCTCACAAGGCATTAGTGACCCACAACTCCTTACAGCCTCTACATTGGGCCGGCAGGACCTTTCAATATCTTCCCTAGTAGCCGGCTGAAGCGGAGACCAAGCCACTGTGCGCTGGAGCTGGCTGAGGGTGAGTGTGGGTCTCTGTGTGCACGGCCATCTCTACTGGGTCCCACGTCTGTTGCATACTCTTCCACAGGTGGAGGTGTTGATGGTGCACAGACATACACAGGGCAGCCCACACGGGGGTTCAGTACTCACACAGGTTACACCCCTGGCCAGTTCCACCTGACAACGCCCCAACAAGCCCCAGAAAATCAGGGTAAAACATAACATGGCCCAGAAGTCACAAAATGACAGCTCCATTTGAATGCTCAGCCATGCAGGAAACAGCCACAGGACAATCACCATGCAAGAGAGCCACACAAGAGATAGGCATGGAACCACAACCACGCAGGAGACAGCCACACAGCCACAGCCACTTAGGACCCGGCCACACAAGAGTCAGCCACAGAACCACAGCCACATATGACACAGCCATGTGACTACAACCCCATggcaacactcacacacaaccacagcCATTTAGATATGCCAGGAGTTGACACAACCACCTGAGACACACACAGGACCACAGTCATGACAAGAGAACCTCTCAGGCCCACCAGCACACCCAGCCACACACAGGGATGCACTCAGAATGAGGACCACAGGGACAGCTCCCCAGACTGGCAGCCACAGGGAACATTTCCCTAGGGAATCTAGGCCGTGGATATAAAAGTGTGACAGTCAGATACAGAGGGCCCCAGGTGTCTGCAGTCTGGGCCTCTGATGGTCCTTGTTATGGAGGGTGTTGCTAACTGGCGTGGTGGGGGTGGGTTCCCCTGGACAGGGAGCCCCAGCCCATCGCCTGTGTTGAAGGCACCCTCGAGGGTGCTGGGTGCCTGCAGTGAGGGCAGGAGGGGACGCTCCCTGGGCCTTGGTGCCAACCCTGCCCCTCCTGTCCCAAGGGCACCAGCCCCAGAAGGTGGCAAGGCGCGTGTTCACCAACAGCCGCGAGCGCTGGAGGCAGCAGAACGTGAACGGCGCCTTCGCAGAGCTCAGGAAACTGCTGCCAACGCACCCGCCCGACCGGAAGCTGAGCAAGAATGAGGTGCTCCGCCTCGCCATGAAATACATTGGCTTCCTGGTGCGGCTGCTGCGCGACCAGGCGGCTGCTCTGGCCGCAGGCCCAGCCCCTCCTGGGCCTCGCAAACGTCTGGCGCACCGAGGCCCGGACGAAGGCGCCCGCCGTGGGCCTTGTCGCAGGGCTGAGGCGGTGGCGCTCCCGCAGGTGGCGCTCCTACAGCCCGCGCACCCGGCCGGCTCCGACGGCAACCGCAGTGGGGCGGCCCGGCCCATCAAGACAGAACAAGCGGCCGTGAGCCCCGACGTGCGGTGACCTCTGCGGCGTCGCCTCTGAGACCTGGGGCACTGGGAACTCAGCCCAGGGCCTTCGAGGAAGAGGCGGACGAGTCGCGACGCCTGCTCTGGAGAGAACTCCCCCGACGATGAGGGACTAGTGAGCACGTCCCCTACGGGGAAAATGGCCCGGGGGTCTGGAAGGGCGACCATCACCCCCAGGGACCCTGCAGACCCTTTTATCACCCACTGCCCGCTGGAAGTGGCCTTGTCCGAGTCCCCCTCCCGGGGGCGAGGTTCGGTAACCAACATGGCAGAGCGGTCAACGGACTTAAGTGGTGCCTCTTTTTTCCGGGCTGGGGTACCGAGAGATGTGGGGAGGAGCTGGAGAGCCTTCGCCCTTCTCACTGGCGCCCCCTCCCGGAGACAGGGGTCCACTCCGCTCGACGGCGCCCGCGGTGTTCCTGGTGCCTGGAGAGAGTAGAATCCACGCGGCGCCCCAACCCAGCGATCTTGGCCCAATCCCGCACAGTTTAGTTAGCGAAGGCTCAGGCggtcttgcttttgtttttctttatttctttatttcacatACACATTAGCCATTCAATGGAGAAGCCGGAGAGAGTCAGGCAAAGATGGTATAACAGAAGCGCAGTgacgggggcggggcggggctgggCGGAGAGGGAACAAACGGGCTGGCTGCCTACTTGCATTCCGCTAGGACACTGAAaacccagaaaacaaaacagacagtAAACTACCCTTGTTTCTTATGTATCTCAGTGCAGAGAcgggggtggagggcagagagaggggaGACCAGGCTGAAGGAGGAGGAGCGGAGGGACGGGACGCTAAGGGGGAAGCACACCAAATCCATTAGTACTATATATAGAGATACTCGTATATACTGCGTTTCTTAGCCTAAGAAGAAACTTGTTTGACGGGACGGGCGGCCTTTGCGGTCCGCGATGCTGGTGCTGGTCGGGCGCACGGATCTCCCGGGAGGGGCCGAAGCGGGGCTGGCCCAGGCTGGCTTGCAGGGGGAGGGGCGCCCCgagggtgggtgggggagcaGAGGCGGGGCTGGGTTGCCCCTCGGGCTCTCGATTGGGGGACGAAAGTTCTCGTGACTTTATTGCTCCTTTATTTTCTCTCGTGTGTGGGGGGGTCCGTTCAGCACGGTCGGGGTGGGTAAGTGGTGGGTCGTCTGAGCCACCCGGCCCCTCTGGGACCCAGAGCGCGGCGTCCGCTCCGCCAGCACGGGGGTGAGAACAAGGCACTAGGTCGGCCGGCCAGCGCGGGGGCGGGTGTGTAAGGCAGTCAACGGGGCTGGTTGCAGGGCGGGGTGGGGTGTGCGGGGccgtgtgcgtgcgtgcgtgcgtgcgcggGCCTGGGCGAATCGACCTGTCAGCGTGGCTGGTCCTGTCCTGGAGGGTCGATCCTTCCCCGTGCTCCCCGGAGGGCGACGGCGGCAGGGACGGGGAGGGGTGGCGGTGActgggggaggcgggggaggaaCTACCAACTTGCTGAGCGCGCTCCTTTTAATGCTGGTGAGGGTCAAGTTGGCTTCTGGCTCAAAGAAGGGCGCtcggggtggagagggagggaggggacttTTATTCGTTGGCATTGACCTctgcaggggaggggctgggaacgCCCCCGCCGCGCCCCGGTGCCCGGACGGGGGTGGGGCGAGGAGGGAGCGCTGGGCCGGGGGAGGGGTCGCCCGGGGAGACCCGCGGCCAGAGCAGCCCAGCCGCCGGGCGCACGCCGCTGTCCCGTTCCGTTAAACTCAACAAAGAAGGGATATGCGTGTTCCTAACAAGTGCAGGATATTTAATTGATTCATAAACTTATGTATAatagtttgtgggtttttttttaacatactttATAATGTAAGAAGCACCAGGGTTTTTATGTTgaattatcttaaaaataattttctctcgtccttttcctttttgatcttgttttttaaatgtcgagctgttttattttttaactctaaAATATGAACGTTTCCTTCAGCCCTCCCACCGAAACCGAGAACGAACGACGAAACAAATAAAAACCCCAGATCATCCTCGTCAACGCAGGAAAAcgactttaaaaaaaagtggagaaaaaaaaaaggaaaaaagtcagCTTTCGTTATTCCCGCGCAAGGCGGGGCAGGCCTGGTTCTTTTAGCGTCCCCAGAGCCGCGAGGACATTACaacaaaaatagaatttttaacaATCTCTTAACATACAAAGATAGGAAAACTCTGATGCATTGCACTTggttcaatgaaaaaaaattcatttcccccatatatattttttgtgggtCTTTTTCCACTTCTAACACGTCCCCACATCTCCTGTCGCCCTTGTCGCCCCTCACCTGCCTCTCACAACGACACTTGGGAAAGGAGCGGCCCTCACCCCCCACCCGTCCGGCAGCCCCGCGGGAAGCGTTCCCGCCCCGGCCCAGCTGGCCTGCAGCTTCCGACCTCGCCGGGGCGGGCGTCCCGCTGCCCCGATTGTCTTGGAGGGAAGGGGCGCGTGCGGCCGGGC
Protein-coding sequences here:
- the TRMT1 gene encoding tRNA (guanine(26)-N(2))-dimethyltransferase isoform X3; amino-acid sequence: MENGTGSCGEERPPEAQQTTVTEGAAKIAFPSPNEVFYNPVQEFNRDLTCAVITEFARIQLRAKGIQIKVPGEKDVQKVVVDLSEREEDKAELKEGASLASGDQPRTAAVGEICEEGLQVLEGLAASGLRSIRFALEVPGLRSVVANDASAQAVDLMRHNVQLNGVAHLVQPSQADARLLMYQHQRVLERFDVIDLDPYGSPAPFLDAAVQAVSEGGLLCITCTDMAVLAGNSGETCYSKYGAMALKSRACHEMALRIVLHSLDLRANCYQRFVVPLLSISADFYVRVFVRVFTGQAKVKASASKQALVFQCVGCGTFHLQRLGKSGASGGRVKFSAACGPPVAPECEHCGQRHQLGGPLWAEAIHDLDFVGRVLEAVSTNPGRFHTSERIRGVLSVITEELPDVPLYYTLDQLSSTIHCSTPSLLQLRSALLHAGFRVSLSHACKNAMKTDAPSSAVWDIMRCWEKECPVKRERLSEASPAFRILSTEPGLQANFTIRDDANPSSRQRGLKRFQANPQANWGPRPRARPGGKASGQTVEERCRLLQNKRKEPAEDPAQRAARLKTFPCKKFKEGTCQRGDQCCYSHSPPTLEVAAEAASTGCPGTPCQNPPGPEAATGPGVD
- the TRMT1 gene encoding tRNA (guanine(26)-N(2))-dimethyltransferase isoform X1, which codes for MENGTGSCGEERPPEAQQTTVTEGAAKIAFPSPNEVFYNPVQEFNRDLTCAVITEFARIQLRAKGIQIKVPGEKDVQKVVVDLSEREEDKAELKEGASLASGDQPRTAAVGEICEEGLQVLEGLAASGLRSIRFALEVPGLRSVVANDASAQAVDLMRHNVQLNGVAHLVQPSQADARLLMYQHQRVLERFDVIDLDPYGSPAPFLDAAVQAVSEGGLLCITCTDMAVLAGNSGETCYSKYGAMALKSRACHEMALRIVLHSLDLRANCYQRFVVPLLSISADFYVRVFVRVFTGQAKVKASASKQALVFQCVGCGTFHLQRLGKSGASGGRVKFSAACGPPVAPECEHCGQRHQLGGPLWAEAIHDLDFVGRVLEAVSTNPGRFHTSERIRGVLSVITEVGPSCDREGAPPVPRHPSFIHSMPIPPPLQELPDVPLYYTLDQLSSTIHCSTPSLLQLRSALLHAGFRVSLSHACKNAMKTDAPSSAVWDIMRCWEKECPVKRERLSEASPAFRILSTEPGLQANFTIRDDANPSSRQRGLKRFQANPQANWGPRPRARPGGKASGQTVEERCRLLQNKRKEPAEDPAQRAARLKTFPCKKFKEGTCQRGDQCCYSHSPPTLEVAAEAASTGCPGTPCQNPPGPEAATGPGVD
- the TRMT1 gene encoding tRNA (guanine(26)-N(2))-dimethyltransferase isoform X2; amino-acid sequence: MENGTGSCGEERPPEAQQTTVTEGAAKIAFPSPNEVFYNPVQEFNRDLTCAVITEFARIQLRAKGIQIKVPGEKDVQKVVVDLSEREEDKAELKEGASLASGDQPRTAAVGEICEEGLQVLEGLAASGLRSIRFALEVPGLRSVVANDASAQAVDLMRHNVQLNGVAHLVQPSQADARLLMYQHQRVLERFDVIDLDPYGSPAPFLDAAVQAVSEGGLLCITCTDMAVLAGNSGETCYSKYGAMALKSRACHEMALRIVLHSLDLRANCYQRFVVPLLSISADFYVRVFVRVFTGQAKVKASASKQALVFQCVGCGTFHLQRLGKSGASGGRVKFSAACGPPVAPECEHCGQRHQELPDVPLYYTLDQLSSTIHCSTPSLLQLRSALLHAGFRVSLSHACKNAMKTDAPSSAVWDIMRCWEKECPVKRERLSEASPAFRILSTEPGLQANFTIRDDANPSSRQRGLKRFQANPQANWGPRPRARPGGKASGQTVEERCRLLQNKRKEPAEDPAQRAARLKTFPCKKFKEGTCQRGDQCCYSHSPPTLEVAAEAASTGCPGTPCQNPPGPEAATGPGVD
- the LYL1 gene encoding protein lyl-1; the encoded protein is MCPPQAQAEVGPTMTEKPEMVCAPSPAPEPPPKPASPGSLKAEELGHRGSSPPGLPPGVPVISLGHTRPPGTAMATTELSALRPPLLQLSALGAAPPPLALHYHPHPFLNSLYIGPAGPFNIFPSSRLKRRPSHCALELAEGHQPQKVARRVFTNSRERWRQQNVNGAFAELRKLLPTHPPDRKLSKNEVLRLAMKYIGFLVRLLRDQAAALAAGPAPPGPRKRLAHRGPDEGARRGPCRRAEAVALPQVALLQPAHPAGSDGNRSGAARPIKTEQAAVSPDVR